ACAGAGGAAGACGATGAAGAACAGCTCCTCCAGCGGCAGGTGCGGGGCGAGCTCGATGCCGGTCATCGCGGGCGACTCGCCCCTGCCGTAGACGCCGATCTCCAGGGCCACGAGGTCCCAGACGAGGAAGAAGACGAAGCCGGAGGCCAGGACGGCGAGCGCGACGCGCGGGCCGCGGAACGCGAAGAGCCGCCACCGGTGGTCGACCAGACCCATGCAGAAGCCCGCACCGATCACCGAGGCGAGGTAGAGCCAGCTCACGCGACCACCGTAGTGCCGATTCCGGGTTCGGGTGAGGGTCCGGCGGACCGGTCGCCGCGCAGGCGCTTGAGCACCAGCTCGGCACTGATCAGGCACATCGGCAGACCGATGCCCGGGATCGTGCTGGATCCGGCGTACAGCAGCCCGTCGACACGACGCGAGGCGTTGTTCGCGCGCAGGAAGGCGCTCTGGCGCAGCACGTGGGCCGGGCCGA
Above is a window of Aeromicrobium senzhongii DNA encoding:
- a CDS encoding lycopene cyclase domain-containing protein, yielding MSWLYLASVIGAGFCMGLVDHRWRLFAFRGPRVALAVLASGFVFFLVWDLVALEIGVYGRGESPAMTGIELAPHLPLEELFFIVFLCYVTGVLHGLFGLLLRQRESVRR